The Fusobacterium necrophorum subsp. necrophorum genome includes the window AATTATGTGTATTTCTGTTTCGATTTTTATTATAATTTCTCCAATCGTAAAGGAAAAAGAATTGAAAGGAGTCGTGTAAAGGTTTCATCCAGAAGTCAGCTCTTTGTAGTAAAAGTTTAGCTTTTAGGTCAGCATTTTGGATGAAATTTAAGTTTTTCAAAAGAAAAGTATCGATATGGATTTTATGGTTAAGAATCTCGGTATGAATCTGTTTACGAGATTTGAAGAAAGGCTTGTCTTTTGGAGAAGGAGTAGATGCAAAGGCAAAGGTTCCAGAGATAAGGAACGCGACCAAAAGACTGATAGAAAAGCTGTAATGTTTGCTATGTTTCAAGCAAGCTTTTAATTGACGTTGGACTTGATCAAAATAAATCATAAAAATCTTCCCCCCTGTATGAGTAATTATAAGCCGGCATTATTGATACGCTCTAATTGGAGTAAATTATGTTTTAGATGTTGAGGGGGGAGTAGGATAAGAGGGAACAGCCCCCATAATCTTGCATCCAAGATTATGGGGGCTGTAATAAAAATAGTTGACTTTCCTTCATATGTACTTTATAATGTACATATGAAGGAGGGTGATATCTATGACAAACACAAATGCAACTAACTTAAGGAAACATTTATTTTCTTATCTAGATTCTGCCATTGATTATAATGATATTATCAATGTAAATACAAAAAAAGGAAATGCAATCATCATCAGCGAAGCAGAATATAACGGTCTATTGGAAACTTTATATTTGTTATCTGTTCCAGATATGAAGGAGAAACTACAAGAAGGGCTAAATGCTACTGTAGAAGACTGTGAGGAATTTGAATGGTAGAGGAGTATAAAATTATATTAACAAAGCAAGCGATAAAAGATAAAGAAAAAATAAAACATCCTGCTTTAAATAATGTGGAAAATTTATTAAAACTGATTCAAAAAAATCCTTTTACAGTACCACCTTTTTATGAAGCTCTAGTTGGAGAATTTAAAGGATTGTATTCAAGAAGAATCAATAAACAACATAGACTCATTTATAGAGTCTTAGAAGAAGAAAAAATAATTATGATAGTTAGTCTGTGGACACACTACAACTTTTAAGAATCTATGGGTAAAAGATAATAGCAAGAAAAGGAGAGATCACTAATAAAAAGGGAGATAAAATATGGATAATATTAAAAAATTTATCTTGAAAAGCAAAGATACTCCATTAGTTACATTTGAATACAAAAAAGAAATAGTTGAGGATATAGGAGTCATGTATACTTTTTTTATAAAAGATATAAACAAAGAACAGAGAAATTTATTTCCTTATTCCCTAGAAGAAACAGCACTAGGTTTAGAAAAATGGATATCTGCAAGAAAGGTTCCTAAAAACAGACAATTTGTAAATGAAATTTTAGATACCTTAACAAATAGAGAGTCTTTAAAACATCCTATGGATTATATTGAAGTATCTTTTGGATTGTCTTTGAATGATTCTTATTGGATTGTTCCTGAGGATGGAAAAGAATATTTATGGAAAGATTATAATTTATACAACAATAAATTTTCTGAAATTCTGTCTCTTATTGCTTTTACAGGGTATGAAAAAGAAGTGACCGGATTAAGAACTTCTCCTGAGTATACAACGAATGGAATGTTAAAAAAATGTTGGCATAAAAAAGAGAATGGAATTTATTTGATGAAGGGTTCTGGATTTGAAGCTGCTAATGGTGGAAAGGAAGCTTACTCTGAGTTTTATATGTCTCAGGTTGCTAAAGAATTAGGAATAGAACACATAGAATATGATTTAGAAAAATTTCAAGGACAATTGGTTTCGAGTTGTTTACTAGCTACTTCCGAAGATTATGGCTATGAACCGATTGGAAATATTTTAAGAAAAAATAAAATAGAAGTTGTAACTTTGGATGCAAAAGTTGTACTAGAAATAAAAAAGGTCTATAAAGAAAATTTTGAGCAATTTGAAGATATGATGCTTTTTGATGCAATCATAGGCAATACCGACCGACATTTAGGAAATTTTGGAATGTTAAAAAATAATAATACTGGAGAAATATTAAAACCATTTCCTCTATTTGACAATGGACTATCTATGCTAAATGATATGACCAAAGATGAAATAATGGATAAAGAGTATATAAATCACTATAATAAGGATAAGACAAATGCTTTTAATCAAAGTTTTGATGAGGCTATAAAATTATATTCTAAAGATAGGCATATTTCAAAACTAATAAAGTTAAAACATTTTAAGATAAAAAAGCATCCTAAATACAACTTAAGTGATGAGTGGCTAAAAGGATTAGAGAATAATATTCGATCTAATGCCCAAAAATGCTTAAAAGTTATAAAGGAAAAAAGAAACGAAAGGAGAATCTCTGGAGGAGAAAAATAGAGAAAGACAAAGGAATAGGGTGGAAATAAAAATGAAGAAGAAATTTAAGAAAGAATCCCAAATATACCTATTAAAGAATAAAGATATTCCTGTTTTACGTTTTGAAAATGAGAAGAAAATAGATAACACAAAATTAGGAGATTATCCGAGTTATCGGTTTAGACATATTCAAATTTTATATGAAGATTTATTACCAAAAGGGTATACAAATACAACGGATTCCTCAGAATTAAAACATTGGATAGAACAAAGAAAAATTCCAAAAAATAGGAAGAACATGGAAGATATTCTACATTATCAACTCCAAAATCAAATAACAGATCCGAACAATCCTATGAGCTATATTGATGTATCATATGGATTGTCTTTGAATGATTCTTATTGGATTGTTCCGGAAGACGGAAAAGAATATTTATGGAAAGATTATAATTTATATCAAAATAAATTTAGTGAAATTTTATCATTAGTTGCATTTGGAGAAAAAAATATTTCTAATCTTTCTGAAGAAAATAGAACCTCTCCAGAATATACAACAGATGGTATGTTGGCAAAATGCTGGACTACTATTGATGATACTATTGTTCTTTTGAAAAAGTCTTCTGAGCATCATAAAGTAGAAGCCTATGCAGAATACTACATGGCACAAATTGCTAAAATGATGAACTTTGCTCATATTTCTTATGATATTATAAAATATCATGACTCCATTGTATCTTCTTGTTCTTTATTTACCAGTGAAGAGGAAGGCTTTGTTCCTATGTACCGTTGTTTAACAAAAGATGATTGCCATAAAAAAGGGGCAAGGTTATTAGAGAGTATCTCTGAAATTACTGGACAGGAATTTCTGGAAGATCTTATGATATTTGATTCTCTTATTTATAATACAGATCGACATTTAGGAAATTTAGGTATGATGATAGAAAATAGTACTGGAAAATATTTACGACCTGCCCCCATTTTTGATAATGGAAATTCTATTTTATCTTTTCTTCCAGGACAGAATCTTCCACAAATTTTTAAAAACTATACCTCGAAGTTTGAAATAGATTTTGAGCTTCTTTCTGCAAATTTAGTTTCAGAAAGGCATCGAGAAGGATTGAAAAAATTAGAAACTTTTCAATTTCAAAGACATCCTTTGTATAATCTTCCAGAAGATATATTGGTAAAAGGGGAAAAATTTATCCAGGCAAGAGCAAAACTTTTAACAAGACAATTGGATAAAAAAAAGAGAGAGAAAGAAATCCCTGGAGTAAGAAAATAGAAAAGAATCGAAGACTAGAAAGATAAGGAAAAAAATAAATTGTAAATAAAATGGATGATAAGGAGGTTTTTATGAAGACAAAAGAAGATTGGGAAGAACAATTACCTCAATACTTAAAACATGATATTGAAAATGTAGAAAAATATAGTTTTAAAACATCTACAGTCTATGATTGTTATTTAGATGAAGTTTATGGTTCTATTAATGCTTGTCAATGGGATGGAGTAATAAGTATTGAGCAAGCTGATTATTTAAGAAAAAAATACTGGGAGGGAAACTATGAAAAAGGAAGAGAATAGTATAGTAGATTTTACAGATATTATAGAAAATAATCCTAGTTTTAGAGCCTACTCAGGTGCAAATGGAATAAAAAAAGGAATATTATATCATGGAAAACCATATATGTTAAAAATTACTCATAGGAATAACGATAGTAGATATACAAACAGTATATTATCTGAGTATATTTGTTCAAAAATATTTTCAATATTGGGTTTCTCTGTACAAGAAGTAATTTTAGGGAAGATACTTGATAATGGTAAAGAAAAACTTTGTGTTGCCTGCAAAGATTTTAAAGAGAAAGGAGAATATTTATATGAATTTTTAAGCATAAAAAATTCTCTTTTAAAAGATGAATCTTCGAATGGCAGTGGGACTGAGTTATCAGAAATATTGTCTACTATAAAAGAACAAAAGTTTATAAATAAAAGTGAAGTAACTAAGTTTTTTTGGGATATGTTTATTGTAGATTCTTATTTAGGTAATTTCGATAGACACAATGGAAATTGGGGATTTTTAGTAAACGAAAATACCAAATCAACTAGAATAGCTCCTGTGTATGATTGTGGTTCTTGTTTATATCCAGCTGCAACTGATGATGATTTAACCTTATTTTTAAATTCTAAAGAAGAAATGAATAAAAGAATTTATACTTTTCCTACTTCAGCAATAAGGCTTGAAGATAAAAAAATTAATTATTTTGATTTTTTATCTAGTACTGATAATATTCACTGTATTGATTCTTTAAAAAGGATAACTTCAATAATCAGTGCTAAAGAAATAGAAATAGAAAATTTTATAGAAAGTTTACCTATATCTAATATAAGAGCAACTTTTTATAAAACTATTTTAAAAGAAAGGAAAGAAAAAATTTTAGATAAAGCGCTGAAAATAAATAAAAATTTAGAAAAGTACAAAGCAAATCTAATTAGTTAAAATAAAAAAAGAAAAAAATAAAATTAAACGAAAAATAATTTGAACAGCCCCCATAATCTTGGATGCAAGATTATGGGGGCTGTTCCCTCTTATCCTACTCCCCCCTCAACATCTAAAACATAATTTACTCCAATTAGAGCGTATCAATAATGCCGGCTTATAATTACTCATACAGGGGGGAAGATTTTTATGATTTATTTTGATCAAGTCCAACGTCAATTAAAAGCTTGCTTGAAACATAGCAAACATTACAGCTTTTCTATCAGTCTTTTGGTCGCGTTCCTTATCTCTGGAACCTTTGCCTTTGCATCTACTCCTTCTCCAAAAGACAAGCCTTTCTTCAAATCTCGTAAACAGATTCATACCGAGATTCTTAACCATAAAATCCATATCGATACTTTTCTTTTGAAAAACTTAAATTTCATCCAAAATGCTGACCTAAAAGCTAAACTTTTACTACAAAGAGCTGACTTCTGGATGAAACCTTTACACGACTCCTTTCAATTCTTTTTCCTTTACGATTGGAGAAATTATAATAAAAATCGAAACAGAAATACACATAATTTTAAAGGAAATGAGTTTGTTCAAGATAATACTTTTGCCAAAGAATACGGTCAAGTTTATAAAGGAATAAACTATGGTGCTTATGGGATTATCAAAAATCCTTTTGAATTCGTCGATTCCGTCGATTTCGGCGCTAATATCTCACCAAAAACCGTAGCTGAAAAAAATATCTCTGAAAAAACTGTATCCCAAAAAACAATAACTCCTCCTACCATTGTATCCACAACGGTTGCTATCAATGCTATCAATGCTCCTCAAATTTCTACTCCTACAATTGCAGATATGACAGAACCAACAGAGCCTCAAGTAATTGTCAATCAACCAGGTACAATTCCTACATTAAGTTCTATTACAGTAGCTCCTATTACTGCTTTGAATATCTCTCCCACTCCACCAACAGTAGGAGAAGCACCAAGTATAAATGTTCCAACTGTACAAAGACCTGCTACGCCAGCTGGCTTTACGCCAAGACTTGTTAGCCCTCCTGTGGTAGAGGAAAAGAAAGTCAATGATCCAAGAGTTCCAGATCCACCTGCATTATCAGTAACATTTCAAGATGTTCCAGCTAATCTTACAGGTTATAATAAAAATGCAGCATTAACTAATAATGGATTAATTTCTCAACTTGATTTATTGACTGGAACATATGATATGTATTTTAGAGGACATGGTCAAGGACAGGAATTTTCATTTTCAGGAGCAACGGCTAATCCTTTTACTCCTTCATCAGGAGGTTTAGCTTTACCAAATAGTGATAGTGGAAATTTTAGCAAAGTAGCATTTTATGGGATAGGAGGAAAAGCATCAGCAACTATATCAGAAAATGTAACTATGAATATGATAGGGAACTATCAAAGTGGAGCTTTTAATACAATTTTTTATATTGGGAATAATTTAAGTGCTGGAACTCAAACATCATTATTAACAAACAAAGGAAAAGTTAATATATATGGAAATAAACTCTTAGTCGTCAATAGTGATAATGTAAGTTCAGCAAGTGGTTCAGTGATGAAATTTGTTAATGAAGGTACAATAACTTCTTATACTGAAAGTAAAGAATTTGCAACAGGAAAGACTTCTGGACCAGGTGAAAACATAATTTTTGCTGGTTTTACTTATGGTAATAATGCTTCAGAACATATTGAAAATGGAGTAGGAGGAAAAGTAATATTCTACACTCCAGGAAGTGCTGGTTGGATGTATTCACCTGCTGCAACAGCTACTGTAAAAAGGAGTGCAATAAATAATGGAGAGATGAAACTATATGGAAAAAATAGTTTAGGTATAGGAACAAATGAAAAAACTAGAATAGATGACATGGCTTATGCCGATATACAATTAAATACTCCAATAGAAATATTAGGAGATCAGTCTGTTGGTGCAAGTATAAAAATACAACCTAGTATTGGATCAAATAATTTTATTAACTCTACTTGGAATATAAAAGTAGGTGGTTTAGATAAAGCACAACAAAGTAGTTTTGGTGATGAAATATATGATAGTACGACTTCGACTTCAAAAGCTGGAAATATATTAAAAGTTGAGCAATCAATAGGATTAAATTTTGATTTTGATCCTGTAAAATCAGGGACTTTAAGAGAGATAGAAATAAAGAAATATAAAGTTTCATTAGAAGCAGATGCAGATAGCTCAACAGGTATAAGAGTAGGGAATGCAAAAATTAATTTAACAGAAACAGATAATTTTAGTCAAATAAAAATAAATGGAACAAATAATATAGGTCTTCTTTCAGATGGAGCAACAGCAGAATTAAAATATAGCAACACTAAAAATGCTTTAAACTTACATGGTGGAGAAGGAAATATTCTTTTTGCAACAATAAATTCTGGAAAACTTAATGTAGAAAATAATTTTATATTAGAAACTTCTGACGGTTCAGATGAAACAAGTGGTGCTAAATTTGTATCTGCCTATACAAAAGGTGTAAATTCTAAGGTTACTTTTGCAAAGGGAATTTCTTTTAAACATACTGGTGACGAAACTATAGGTATGTATGCAGCAGACAGTGGAAATATAACAGTAACAAACCCGACATCAGTTACTTTACCAACTATTACATCTACTTCAGAAGTAGATAATTCGACTTTACCAAATATGGCAAGTACAGTAAGTACAAAACTTTCTGTTACTGGAAATAAAAGTGTAAGTTACTATGCTAATGCTGGTGGAATAATAGAAAATACAGGTTCAATTACAAAAGTAACAAATGGTTCGGCTTTAGCTTATGCAAAAGGAGCTAATAGTAAAATAACAATTTCTAACTCTTTACTTGATTATTCTGGAGAAGGTTACTCACTATATACTGAAAATAGTGGAAAAATTGTTGCAGATAACAGTGTGTTAGTATTAAGAGGGAAAGCTGTTGGGATGAAAGTAAACTCAGTAACAAGTTCAGATATTTCATTTACAAATGGAAAAATTGTTATGATGTCTAATGATGCTATACCATTTGTTGCTAGTGATATTACAGGTACTGTTAATGCAAGTAATATTATAGGAGGATTAGGGCTTCCTAATATTACAATAGCTAAAGGTAAAGATGTGGGAACAGTATTTAATAAATATAAGATAGCAGCTATTGATGGAATGGTAAACTTAATTATAGATCAGGATTTAGATAAGAAATATGCAACCGATGATAGTAATGAAACAAGTTCAGATTTAAGTAAAAAAGCTTCTTATGCTCTATTTAGAAGATATTTGATTCAAAGAGCTAAGGTAGAAGCTAGTGGAAAAACTATAAAAGCAGTTCTTGATAGTAATGATTTAACAAAATTAGATGCTACACAAGTAGTGGGACTTGAAATGAGTTCAAGTAAAAATGCAAATAATGTAAATGAAACAGCTATTAATTTAGTTAATTCAAAGATAATAGCAGATAGAAATGGGGAAGGAACAGGAGCAGTAGGAGCATATATTAACTATGGTTTAGTAAATATTGATGCTACATCAAAAATAGAAGTAGAAAAAGATATTTCAGGTGGAAATTCTGCAAATAATAGAGCAGTAGGAGTATATGCAGTAAATGGTTCTAAAGTAGATAATAAAGGGACTATTGAGGCTGGAGGAAAAGAGTCAGTTGGCATTTTAGCTATGGCCTATGGAGAATCAGGAGGAAATATTCAACAAAATCAGTTTGGTGGAAAAACTGGTGAAGGAACTTTCTCTGTAACTAACTCTGGAAATATAACAATATCTGATGATGATGCTATCGGTATCTATGCTAAAAATAATAATACCTCTATTGCAAGTAACGACTATAAAGTAACAAATACAGGGACTATTGAAGTAAAAAAATCAGTTTCTAAAACAGCAATAGGGATTTATGCTGATAAGTCAACAATATTACCTAAAGATGGGACAATAAAAATAGGAGAAAAAGCAGTAGGAATTTACTTAAAAGGTGCTTCTAAATTACTTGGAGATAATGTTACTTTAAAACAAACAGCAACAGGAAGATTGGGTGGAAAAGTTGGAATACTTGCTGATACTCTAACTAATAAAATTCTTAATACAAAAGTAGTAGCTGATACAGGAGTGAATGATGTAATAGCATATTATTCAAAAGGAAATGGAGCCTTGACAGTTGAGGCAGATATATCATTAAATGAAAATAGTACAGGTATTACTGGGGAAGATGCTGAAGATTTAGTATATAGTGGCAATAAAACAATAAAGTTAGGGAAAAAGTCAACAGGAATATATGGACAAAAAAATATAACTTTTGCAAGTGGTTCAAAGATTGAATTGAATGGAAATAATTCTGTGGGAGTTTTTGCAAAAGGGTCATCAGGAGCAATTAATTCTGAAGGAAAGATTAAATTTACAAAAGAAAATTCTCTTGGTCTATATGGAGCAGATGGAGCTACTGTTAATGATAAAACAACCTCTATGGATTTTTCTGATGCAAATGCTAAAAATAATATAGGAGTATATTTAGCGGGATCTAAATGGATTGATGAAAAAACCTCTACATATACCTTTGATTCAGATCATTCTAAAAATAATATATACTTATTTGTACAAGGTGGAACTGTTGGAGGAACAGATACTGGAAGTACTGCGACTTTAAAGAGTGAATTTAAGGTTGCTCCAACGGGAACAGCTAGTTCAACTGAGAAGACAATAGGAATGTATTTTGATACAGCTGTAAAAGGGAAATCAACTTCTGTAGATAATACTCTGGATATGACAAATGCAAGTGCTAAGATTTCTGTAACTAATGCTGGAATAGGAGTATATGCAAAGAATGCTGATACTAGTAAAAACAATATAATAAAGAAAATCAATGTTTCTTCTGATGGACAAGGTTCTGTTGGAGTCTTTACTGATGGTAATTTAAAACTTAATGGAACTAACGGATTAATTGAAGCTAAAAGTAACGGAATAGGACTTTATGGAAATAAAGGTAAAGTTACTGTTGAAGGTAATCATAAAGTTGAAATTACTTCTGCCGGAACAGGAGCATATTTAACAAATGGTAGTTATCTAAGCGAAGGAAAATTAGAGCTTAAAAATAACACAGCTGGAACTGCAGCAGCAGGTGTTTACTACACCAAAGGGAACGCAACATCAGAAGTAGAACATAAAACCGAATTACATGTAAAGGACGGAGATAATTTACTTGCTCTATATGCAGATGGAGGAATCAAACTTAAAAATTCTGCAAAGATCAATGTTTCAAAAGGAACATCAAATGTTGGGGCTTTTGTAACAGGAAGTTCAGAATTGAATAATAATGCCAATATTACTCTATCGGGAAATGGTTTTAAGCAAGGATTGGGAATTTATGTAGCGAATGGTAAGGCTACAAACTCAACGGATAAAACGATAAAAGTAGAGGATAAAGAGCAAAATTCTTTATCCGTGGCGATGGCAGCTGATAAAATAGCAACAGGCACTAGTGCTATCATAGTAAATGCAGGAAATATTGAGGCAATTGGTGATGCAATAGGAATGAGTGTAGCAGAAGGGGCTGAAGGAATCAATGTAGGGACAATCACAGCAACAAATGATGGCTCATTGAAAGCTATCGGTGTCTATGTCAATGGAGCGAATGCGACATTTAATGGTACTGGTGGAACAATATCTTCTGAGAATATAGCCCTTGCACTGAAAGATACAGGGGCAAGTAAAATTACAAAGACTGGTAGTCTAAAATTAACAAAGACTGGTGCAGTTGGGGTATATGCAAATAATTCTGTGGTAGATTTTGAGATCGCACCAACAGTTGCTTTAGGTGTAGATAAAACAGTTGCTCTATATGCGACAGGAACGACTAAAATTAAAAGCCAAATAACATCAGCAGCAGGAAAATCTCATATAGGAATATATGCAGAAGGTGATGCAGAATTCCAAACAGGTTCTAAAGTAATAGTTAGTAATGGTAGTGGAAGTAACTATGGAATAGGTATCTATACAAAAGCTGGATATAATAAAGATGTTAATACTGATATTCAACAAAATGGAAAAGAAACCATAGGTCTATTTTTAGGAAGTAATGGGGGAGCAGGTTCAACTGTAAAACATACAGGAACGATTGATGTTGGAGGTGGAATAGGAACATTTATTCCTAAGTATTCAAAATTTGTTGCTCAAAATACTACTTTTAATATAGGAACAAATGGAACAGCTGTTTTCTTGAAAGGGGGAACAGCAGATTTGGGTTCAACAGGAACTGCAAATATTAATTTCACTGGTTCTGGAAGAGCAATATATCAAGATGGAGGAACTCTAACAACAGGAGCAGGATTACATATCACTGGAACAGGAAGTTTCTTAACCCTTAAAAATGCTGATTCAACGATTAACTCTATTGTAGAAGTAGGAACGAATGGAATTGGTATTCATAGTATTTATGATTCTTCTGCTCAAAACTATACACTTAAGTTAGCCAGCCCTACTGGAGATATAAAATTAAACGGAGATAAGGCAACA containing:
- a CDS encoding HipA domain-containing protein; its protein translation is MKKEENSIVDFTDIIENNPSFRAYSGANGIKKGILYHGKPYMLKITHRNNDSRYTNSILSEYICSKIFSILGFSVQEVILGKILDNGKEKLCVACKDFKEKGEYLYEFLSIKNSLLKDESSNGSGTELSEILSTIKEQKFINKSEVTKFFWDMFIVDSYLGNFDRHNGNWGFLVNENTKSTRIAPVYDCGSCLYPAATDDDLTLFLNSKEEMNKRIYTFPTSAIRLEDKKINYFDFLSSTDNIHCIDSLKRITSIISAKEIEIENFIESLPISNIRATFYKTILKERKEKILDKALKINKNLEKYKANLIS
- a CDS encoding protein kinase, whose product is MKKKFKKESQIYLLKNKDIPVLRFENEKKIDNTKLGDYPSYRFRHIQILYEDLLPKGYTNTTDSSELKHWIEQRKIPKNRKNMEDILHYQLQNQITDPNNPMSYIDVSYGLSLNDSYWIVPEDGKEYLWKDYNLYQNKFSEILSLVAFGEKNISNLSEENRTSPEYTTDGMLAKCWTTIDDTIVLLKKSSEHHKVEAYAEYYMAQIAKMMNFAHISYDIIKYHDSIVSSCSLFTSEEEGFVPMYRCLTKDDCHKKGARLLESISEITGQEFLEDLMIFDSLIYNTDRHLGNLGMMIENSTGKYLRPAPIFDNGNSILSFLPGQNLPQIFKNYTSKFEIDFELLSANLVSERHREGLKKLETFQFQRHPLYNLPEDILVKGEKFIQARAKLLTRQLDKKKREKEIPGVRK
- a CDS encoding Txe/YoeB family addiction module toxin, encoding MVEEYKIILTKQAIKDKEKIKHPALNNVENLLKLIQKNPFTVPPFYEALVGEFKGLYSRRINKQHRLIYRVLEEEKIIMIVSLWTHYNF
- a CDS encoding type II toxin-antitoxin system Phd/YefM family antitoxin, giving the protein MTNTNATNLRKHLFSYLDSAIDYNDIINVNTKKGNAIIISEAEYNGLLETLYLLSVPDMKEKLQEGLNATVEDCEEFEW